The genomic stretch CTTGATCGCCTCTTactcttgctcactactacTAATCATGTCCATCCTACTAACTCGCCCTCTGAACCATGGAGTTGCTGTAGCTGGGGCAAAAAGAGAAGGAGCATCGGCACAGCTATCAGCCCAAGCCCGGCGGCCTCTCCTATCACTATCACTATCACTATCGTACAACAACGCCTTTCTGGGCCCGGCCAGACCTGCAGCCCATATTACGCCTAAGCCAGCTCTGTCGTCCGCTCCCTTCTTCCACTCGTTGTCCATCTCAACCACGACTTGTGGAACTAACACCCGCGCTTGAGGCGTACACAAGGTTCATCACTCCAACCACCTCGTCATGTGCAGGACCCACCTTCCGATCCTTATATCGACCCACGCACTGGGGAACCTTATGTTCAAGACCGTCTCCCACCTCTACCGCGGTACTTTTGTCGCCCGAGCATTCTTCCGCCAGTTCGCGCGTAAGGATCTAGTCTGCCGCTGCAGGGCCGTCACGACTACCTACTTGGGCACTGATGCTTCCGTTGCATCGCGAGCGGCCCGAATGCTCCCGGTGACCGCTTTTTAGATATGAGGGGGTGGGGTGACCTGTATATCTCTTGGTCATCGGCTGCCCAAGCTGCCGACATGTGTCGACCCTACCTGCCATGTGCGACTCTGGTCAGCACTACAAGAGTAGCAGAGCTTCGCTAATAGATGCGCGCACTCAATGTCAAGAGACGGGCGAGGTACTAAATACCTCGGACGCCAAAGCATTGCTAGCTGGAGTTTCCCCAGCATCGGCTGCCCAACCGACGATCGCTGACCCTTCAAGTTACTGCCGTGACATGACACCGCCCCCAGCCTATGGCGACTACACCCACAAGATCGTCCAGTATGCTGACACGCTGACGTAGTAGAGGCTTAGTTTAGACGTCGTGATTTATCcaacggctgctgcaacGGATATCCGCAACGCTGGCCGCAAATGATGCTCAAGGACCATGGGCGGCTCCGCAACGACTCGACGGGCTCAAAGCTCCGGACACGATGCCCAGGTATCAACACAGGATACGAAGGATTGGGCAGTGCGTCGGAAAAAGCAAAAGGGGACTGGGCTGCACACTTACCTTGCCGTAGAGGCGGCACGCGCTGTCCCTGCATCAACCATAGTCCCGGACGAGTGCAACCCGCTGCATACTATTCCCTCGTCGATATCCTCCCACGTGTCTTTACCTCGGCCATCTCGTGACGTCTGACTTGGCTCGGAAGAGAGGCAACACGCGTCTCACACACATACACGATTCATGCGGCCTGAGGCATCAGTCAGGTGTGTTTCGGATGCATGCCTGAGGCCATGGCAAACGACATGGATGGGGATACGGTCATGGACGGATGCCGCGTGTTGCGCGGAACGGATACATGGTACCTGAAGATGAACGAATTAAACATGGTTGCATTATCGTCCCGATATAACTCTCCGCATGCTGTGATTCAAGACTGCTTACTCGGTGATATGCAAAAGGCTGTTAGTGACGTCTCAACATGACTGCTTCGCTTTGATCCAAGACTGCTTACTCGGTGATATGCAAGAAAGGTTGTTGGTGACGTCGATGATATCTCGTATGTAATCACGCCCGCACGTACGCATCTTATCACGTGGGAAGAAAGgagtcaagtcaagatatGTACCATCTGAACGTTGAGCGTGGGGGCAATAAATCATCATCATACTGAAGAGTCTATCTAAAAGTATCCATCCACCCATTCATGTGCGATTTCGTGAGAAGAAAAAAAAGGACAATGCATATCCGTCTTTCCACCATCAGGCCCGTCAGTGAGCAAAGGCAGCTGGAGGTACATGATCAAGTAAATGTCCCTGTCCAAGCCGATATCCCAAGTACCCAACCTACTCGACCAGAAAAGACACAACCATCTCAACCAAACCAcaaaaagaaagaaagaacATCAATCCGTTCTATCATGACACATCAGCCATTTCTCATAGCCTGTGACCGCTTGCTCGCACGCAACGCAGGCACGCTCGCAGACGCGCAAGAACAAAAATAAATCTCAATCGGGTATTTTGGGGTATAAAGGGGACAAAGGGTATATAAATCTCGTTAACCAGTTTctgtgtgtgtgtgtgtgtgtaaTCGTAAACATGAACAGCCGAAGCTTTCAGAGTGAGAAAAAAAAAGGACGCCACCGTTTTTTGTTTCATATCGTAAAAAAGAACAAGAGGCCTTTCCCACTCATACGTGTATGGCGGTAAGCGGCAAATCAGTCTATATCGTGAACTAGGAAAgaagcaagcaagcaaaaCAGGAGGGATGGATCAAAGCAAACACCGTGATGATGCTTTCCCAAGTGACCATGCAATTTTGTAGACAGAAAGGGGATTGGAATGATTAAAAGGCAATAGTAAGGGTAGTAGTGGCCAATCTGGATGTGGTTGGTTGGTGCGTTCATAGCGTTGAGGACGTAAATCGTAATGTCGGGAAGACGGGGGGAGGGCGGTGAACTCAACTCAGTAGTGAGGTTCATACGCGATACCAGCCCAGTCTTCGATGCGAGAGATGGCAGCTGACATGTGTCTGGCGACAGATTCCGAGATCCACGAGTTGCCGACGGTCATGCCCAGGGGGATGCCAAAGAGATGACGGCCGTTTCCGAAAGCGCCGCTGCGGCTAGCCACATTGCCGTAGCCGTCGCCGAAGCCATAACCGTTTGCGTTCTTCCAGTAGGCCAATTCGGAAAAGATGTAAAAGCAGTAGATGCTGAGGATAACGTCAAGCACTCCGAAGAACCAGACGAGGGAGCTGCGCTTCTTACCCAATTTGACCGTGGTGGGAGAAGTGACGACTGGATTCTCGATAATGACCGTCTCCTCGGTGTCCGACTCCCCGGTGGTCTGAACGCCAATGCTAGTGGTAGGCGAGGACGTTACAACCGACTGTGTGTCCGTCTGCTCGGTCTGAACGCTAGTGCTAGCTGTAGGCGAGGACGTTATAACCGACTGTGCGACAGGCTCGATCTCATGAGTGATCATGACGGAATCGATGTAGTTGTTGGGCACCGAAGGTGTGATGGACCTAGTCTGGGTGCCTCGCGTACTAACAGGCGTTTGTTGAGGCTCAACGGTCTGGGTAGACAAGTCTGTTGTCGTGATCTGGCGAACCCTCGGACTTGTGTTAGCAGCTTCCGCGATACTCAATGAGAGCGTCGGAAGGCTGGGTTGCACCGGCGCAACGCTAACGACCTCTTGTTGGGTAAAGGTGGAGTGAGCGCGGGCAGGCTCTACAGGCTCAGTACTGGCACCCGCGTACTCAGCAATGGTAGAGAGAACGCGAGGAGACTCAATAGGCGCAAAGCTGAAAACCTCTTGTTCGGTGATGGTAGAGAGTATGCGCGTGGGTTCAATGGGCGCAAAGTTGGCAATCTCGTGCTCGGTGACGGTGGAGAGTGCACGCGTGGGTTCGACAGGCGCGAAGCTAGCAACCTCGTATTCGGTGACTGCAGAGGGAACGCGGTCAGGCTCGACGGGTGCAAAGCTGGCAACCTCTTGCTCGAAGATGGTAGAGGGAGCGCGAGTAGGTTCGATGGGTGTGGTACTCGCAGCATCGTTGTAGTGTACGCTCTGTGTGGGAATGCGTGCAGCAACAGGCGCAACGCTGATCGACTCGTACTCTGTAATCGCGGAGGCTGGAGCGCGTGCGGGCTCGACGGGCGCATAGTTGGCAACCTCCTGTACGTGGACGGTGGAAGCTGGGGCGCGAGTGGGCTGGATGGGCTGAGTGTTGGCGGCATCCCCGACGTAGACAGTCAGTGTGGGTGCAGGTGCAGCGACAGGCGCAACGCTGGAGGCTTCTTGTGTGTGGATGGACGAGGGCGGAGCGCGAGCGGGCTCAATGGGCTGGGTGCTGATCTCGGTGATAGCGGAGTACTCGTTGAACTCAGGCTCGTAGTACGACTCGCTGTCTAGACCGGACAGCTCGTCTTCGAGAGAGTCGCCAAGGGAGCCGATATGGCGGTTGTCGTCGGTGGGagaggcagcagcagcgcgAGCTTTTTCATCCGCCATCTCCAAGAGACGCTTGTTCGCCTTCTGGATCTGCTGCTCGAGGTTCTCGATGCGCTCATTCTTGACAAGAATCTCGCGATCCTGGTCAATGTGTTCCTCGCGCAGCTTCTTCAGGTCGTGCTCGAGCTCGGCAGCCGAATCTGCGATTTCTTGCGTAGCTTCCAGTTCTTCCATCAGCTGGTTGTTCTTCTCGTCCAGGTCCTGCCACTGTGCTGTGATGTCTCCGAGCTGCTGGTGGAGGGTAAGGCTTTGTGAAAGCGCGTCATCTCGCTCCTTGATGGCGCTCTGGCGAGCGGCTTGTGCTCGCTCGTTCTCAGCGAAGAGGCGGTCGATGGTGGTGTTGGCGTCCACATGAGCGGCTTTCTCGTCAGACAGGTCCTCAACCGTCCTCTTGTGTTGGACCTCAAGGACCTCGAGCTTTGCCCTCAGCTGGCTGAGCTGGTCGTCGCTCTGCTGGAGCTGGTGCTTGGTCTCCCGTAGCTCCTTTTCCAAATTAGCATTTTCGTTCTTGAGTGCAACATTTTTTCGGCTGAGATCTTTGTTGTCGCTTTCAAGCGCAACTGCACGATCCCAATTGTCATCCTCCATGGGGGTTGGTGTTTGCTCACCTTGGAGAGACGAGCCTCCTCCAAAGTTGCGGACAACTTCTTTGTTGGCGCCGCCGCGGCCGCTGCCCATTGCGCCAAGAGGCCGCTTCCGGCGCTAGGCTCGGGCGGGGGCGGGAAGACGTCCGCGCTCAGAGAGAGAGCGGCGCCAGCACCACCCTCTCCCACGGGCAAGGGGTTGGATGGCACATCCATCCCGAAGGAAAAGGCTGAACCCTCTCCAAGTCGGATAGGCCTGGGTATGTCGTTGGTTGGAATTTGGTAAGGGGGCAAAAGTTGAATTGGTGTGAATAATTCtgaagagagagaagaggaaaGGCAGAACGGAGCATCAAGAAGTACTACCCAAGAACCTGCAACTGCCAGTGAAATGCTACTGTTGAATAGGAAGACTCACTTACACTCTGTAACTATGCAGCTATTGTACATTAGGCAGAATAGGCTCCACTTTGGTTAGTACAGACACACACTCACTTTCACTAGGTGAAAGAGGCTCGTTCAAGTACACTACATCAGATAGGATACATGGATTGAGCAGCATGGTATCTACATTAATAGGCCATCATGTAACTATCATGATGCTGTGTAAAACCTCAAAACTACGTATCCAGGACTCATAGTCGTCGCCAAACACTATCCTCGTGCCCTCGAACAGAGAAGTGTCACTTACTAAGGGCCTCCAGCCTGCCATCTTCTTGGTTAACTTCTTCCATCTTTCTGGATCGTGTCTGGTCATCGGGCATACCGCATCGTATCTCACGTGCCGTTCCGTGCATTTCCAGCACTTCTGAGGCCGTATGACCGACGCTCTCTGGTCCTTAGCCTTAATCACTGTGACTTCCTTGCCCTTCACATTCAGGCTTCTATGGTTAACTTTGTCCAGCCATGCGTCCAAGCTTGCTTCATACTTGCTTCTCACGTCTTTCAGCCTGAAATAGCCTTCTAAATCCCGCAGCCATATCCGCTTCACGTACTCCATATCCCGACGGATCAGAGCCGACACACAGCTGAACTCCCCAACGCGCAGACGAATCGCCATGGTGTATTTGGCTTGGTGAACCTCCAAGCCCTTATTTGGGTCCTTTGTCTCCAGTAGCTTAGCTTCTTGTGACTTTCGTATGCTCTTTATGGGTACCTGCGTCGGACATATCGCGCGCGCACGTGTACTCAGCTCCTTCATGTCAAATGCTTCGTGAAATATCCTCTGCCGCAACTCCGTGGGGAGACCTAGTAGGCTGGCTGCAGGGTACGTCTGTCCGAGACGATAGTCTGGATTTATCATCCACGGGAAGATCCATTGCCTGCGAGAGCGCTCGAGCTTTAGCCGTTTCTTAGCTGATGGTCTTAATATACGAGGCTCGACTTGATTGTATATGCGTGACTTCTGTTTCATCAAATCTCGACGCCGCTGTTTTGCGCGTTTTTGTGCAATTTTGCTTGACATCGCGGCGTATTGGTGAGTGTGGCCTTGCCGCAGAATCGGAGAGCGGAGCTGGTAACGGTATGTGAGATTGTGCGGTAGTTAATCGATAGCACAAAATTAGGTTTCGGAATTCTGTAGTAAACGGCCATGACCCCTGCGCTATCGTAGTATGGCAGCGAATCCACAACTTCTTCAGGCAGTAATGACATCACCGGCCCAAGCTACTCAACATTCCCACTCCCAAATTCCGTATAAAACTTGCAAAGAATATTGTATATCTCACTCCGTAATCACATAGGATCGAAGTCTTCATCTTCCCTACGCCACATGTGTCCCCACATCCAGCAAATTCCCATCCGCGGGCCCAGTGAACTTCTTGCGCCCAGTCATGATCCAGAAAATCAAACTAATCAACATAACAACTCCCGTTGCCGCTGAAGTATAATTCATGTTCTCGCTGGTCACAGGCGTGACACTCGGAAGGTTGGATACAACGCAGATGAACGCCAGATACAGAAATCCGATAATGTTGAGTACGATACCCCAGCGGCCGAGCGAATAGGGACCCTCAAGGCGTGTTTTCTTTCCGGAGAAGTGAGCTAGGATGCGGGAAAGAAGAGGCATGAGGTAAGAGAGATCTTTGTATGTCAGTTTCATCAACTAGATGTGAGAGAGTCTCCGCTTACAGAATCCTTGTGTAGCGATAGCAATAATGGTATTGAAACCAGTCGTGGTACCAAAGTAAATCGAATTGAACGCCATCTGCACGACCGCTGTCAAGATGACAGCGTATACAGGTACGGATCGCGAGGACACCTTGCTCAACACCTCGGAGAAGGGGAGCCCGTTGTCGCGAGCAAATGCATATACAGCTCTTGATCCCTCTGCCATGAGCGAATTGGCGCAAACAGTGGCAATGATGGCGATCATGGATGCCAACGTAGACGTGCCCGCTACATTACCAGTCGAGTTGAAGATGATCTCGATGACGGGGACTCCGGTCGCAGTAGAGCCTGTCGCTTCGAGGTCGCCGATACAGAAACAAAGTGCGATTAACCAAACGGTACCGGTGAAAAAGCCAATGTACACTGCCATGACTATGGCTCGCGGTGCTTGTTTCCGAGCATTCTTAATCTCTTCCGTCATGTGCGATGGAGCATCGTAGCAGCACATGCCAAAAGCCGACTGCAAAAGTCCCAAACAAGTTGCATACGGCGCATTCCATCCAGTGAAGTTTTGGAAATCGCTGAACACGTAGCTCGCAGACTGTTTGTGGTCGTTTGTAGCCAGTATAGTAACTAGACATACCGCAAACGAGAGCAGGTTCCAGACAAAGATGGCCTTGGAAAGCTTGTTGAGAATATGCGGTAGGTAAATATTCGACATCGCTGCCAGGAAAGTGATGAGGTAAGCAACTAGGACCGTGTGCCAGCGCTCTATGGTGAAACCGTAGTTCAATTGCGCGATACCTAGGATGAAGTTTGTTGCGACAAAGTTGTTCACAGCGCCCATGCATATGATGCCGATCAACATGAACCTTGCGAAGTAAGTACAACATGAAAAAAAGTATGCGACCAGTTTATACTCACCAGCCACAGAGATAGCTCATCGATCGGGCCCAGCGAGTAGGAGCCAGAATAGCTACCCAACTATACTGTCCGCCAGCAACCGGATACCTTGAACAGTCAGTATACAGTACCAAATATGAGAAAAGGAATCTTACGCGCTACACATCTCAGCCATAGAATAGGCGACCGCAAGCGTAACTAAACAGACACAGAGCCAACCCCATATCATGACCGGCGGGCCTCCAGATTCAACGCCAATGATAAGAACACCCGAGAGAGCCGTCCAAGATGTGACAATACTGAAAGAGAAGCCGACCATTCCCAGAAGACTGAAGCTACGCTTCAACTCTACAAAGCCATCAGCATGTTATTTACAGAACACTTGGGTCAAACCTACCCTGGGTATAACCCAACTGCGCAAGCACATCATCGTCGCTATTACTTTCGTCCAGCACCTTCTTTTCCACCGGACTAGATGCCATATTTACCAACTGGCACTCGAGATATCGAATGGAAAATGGACCGACGATACTTGAGGGCACCAAAGAACCCAGAAAGCCGGGGAGAGGACTATTTCATACTGTCGATCTATCGCCCAGAGCCGTGGACCCTCCATACACCATTGCCGGCCGGAGCGGGCCCTGCACCATAACTGATAACAAAACTGGTCGTTCCAGCTATACTTGTCATGGTGCCGGTTCCGCAGATAATTCAGCAGTTCTTATCGGAATACGAGTGTGTGGAGGGCATTGGTCAAGATAGGAAGGAAAGAGACCGGGGTTGCGTAGAAGTGGGGTTCGGCAATGGAGATAAGCGGCATCTTCAGGTTCAAGGGCTTTGAACATTTCTTCGTTGGTAGAATGAGGTCAGCGGGGTAAGTTGAGAATGCGTGTACGAGGAGGTGTTGATGTAAAAGAGATGACAGTGTGCTGAGGGAAAACTTCCGAAGAAGTAGAGAATCGTACTTGCCGATCTCGACAATGAACCACAGACTCGGCCGGGACACCTGAACACCTTTAATCAACCAACAGTTGGGTAACCACTTTTACTAACTACTAATTTCTACTCAACGCCAAAAAACACTTCAAAATTAAATCAAACGATACAATAAAAAAACCTCACTCCATCTCCCCTCCCCTCCCATCCACCACTAACAATGACAACCCAAATCCCCACCACAACCCCCTACGCCTGGCCACACAACTCGACCCTCCACCCCTCCACAACCGCCCTCATAATAATAGACATGCAACGCGACTTCCTCTCCCCCGGCGGCTACCTCTCCTCCCAAGGCTACAGCACCACACGCTTCGCCCCTCTAATCCCGCGTCTCACATCCCTCCTCTCTACTTTCCGCTACGCAGGCTTCACCGTCGTGCACACGCGCGAAGGCCATGACGCTTCGCTGGCAACAGTTAGCAGCCGGGAAGCGCACCGTAGCCGGATAAACGGGGCCGATATAGGAAGTTTGGGTCCGCTGGGCCGGTTGCTAGTGAGGGGTCATGAGGGGCATGATATTGTCCCTGAACTGAAGCCCTTGGCGGGTGAAGTAGTGATTGATAAACCGGGGCGAGGCGCGTTTACGCATACGGAGTTGGATTTGGTGTTGAGGGCCAAGGGGGCGAGGAATCTGGTTGTTTGTGGGGTTACGGCTGATGCGTGTGTGAGTAGTACGGTAAGGGAGGCGAGTGATCGCGGGTATGATGTTTTGGTGCTGGAGGATGGGGTGGAGAGTGTTAGTGATGAGTTGAAGAGGTGGAGTTTGGAGAGTGTCAAGGTTGAAGGGGGGTTgtttggtgttgttgggAATTGTAAGGATGTAGAAGAGGCAGTTGGGAGTTGGATAGGACATGGGGATTTGGCATAGCGAAGGGAAGATGGGAGGATGATGACGAGCAGTTACATTGAAGACAGCCACGGGTATATGACAATAAAGTATGGTGAACATCAGCGTGATGATAGCACAGAACGTGTATGTATTGACTTTGACTAGCCAAGTGAAGATTCAAGCTTCATATTGATCATTTCCACACCACCCAAACATAACGCCGTGAAGACCGATAGCCGTGACCAAATCATATCCATAAACAATGTGCGACCATGCTGGCCACCCTTGACCAAGAATCCCGAAGAAGCCGTCGGTGCCGGGCGTCCATGCGTGGTGATGAGAAGACGAGATATTTAACCACCGAAACCGTAGAGGGTACGGCCCTGGCGCTTGAGGGCGTAGACGACATCGAGGGAGGTGACGGTCTTGCGCTTAGCGTGCTCAGTGTACGTAACAGCGTCACGGATAACGCTCTCGAGGAAGGTCTTGAGGACACCACGGGTCTCTTCGTAGATCACTGCGGGCATGTTAGTCTTGGTTTGATGCGACAATGTGAAGGGAGCATCTTACTAGCTGAAATACGCTTGACACCACCACGACGAGCGAGACGTCGAATGGCGGGCTTGGTGATACCCTGGATGTTGTCACGGAGGATCTTGCGATGACGCTTGGCACCGCCTTTGCCGAGACCCTTGCCACCTTTGCCGCCTAGATAGAGACGTTAGCATATTGTGACGACGTGATGAGACGATGCAGTGTAACCATCGTAATGGTGTGCTGGCGGGAGGCTTGGTGGTGATACGCGGCGCATTAGTGGGGCGACGCGTTGAGCCTCAACACCAAGCGCGCCTAATCGCCACATGCAGCTGCATCGACGACAGCAACGCGAGCGCAGCAACAAGAACAAGGAAGAAAGAAAGAAGTACTTACGTCCAGTCATGTTGCTAAAGTGTTAGTGGGGTGTGTTTGTGGGTGTGGAGTAAGCAACGCAGTTGAGCGTTGATTGCAGCAAAAAGTGGGTGAGATTTGGGTTAAAGCTGGGGGTTGCGAAAAGAGAAGAAAGTGAAAACTCCAAAGGCGCGGGAGGGCCAGTTATATAGACGAGGGAGCGGGCGCGAGATCACACAGGTGGCGCTAGCCGGGTTGGGGCGGGCAGGAACATGAAATCAAAGGCGATGGCGCTTCACAATTGCGCGGAAAATCAAAAGCCTGGAAAGCAGCACTTCCAAACCAGCCCTGAGCTTGGAGGCAAGCTGGGCTGCGGGCAATTGCGACTGTGTCAGCCGTGGCCCGTGCGCGGAACTTTGGAATCCTACGCGACCAGAACACCAACGTCAACTTTCGCGTGCATGCTCGTCAGTGGCGCTGGCATGCTGTGCGTTGCGCTTATTGACTTTCAGAGGGTTAAATGTATATCCCAAGGATTCATATAATCAAATCATTCCATATACTCGGCATCGCGAATCGAACTGCCCAACACTCCCGCCCCGCCTTTACGACGCGTTCACCGCAACATGGCCTTTTGCGTAGTCTGACAACTCATATCGACTACTGTCGCTTCATCCATGATGTAAATCACTCTCGCTATCGATATGGGAATGATTGATTATTCAAATCTTCAGGGAGGGACCACCTGCTTTGTCCTACATGCTATTGCCGGCTGTTCAATGTGGCTATTCATTGAAGTCTATACATCAGGATTGACGAATACTGCTACTTAAAGCCTAGGAAGCGTATgagaaaagaagaaaagctTGTTACCGCTAAGCTTTTGCTTTTCAGATGACAGCAATGTCAAACAGCCGCCAAGTCACAATTCAGTCTGCACAGCGAAAGATTGATCATCTTAAGGGGTATCAAATCAGTTTGGTCATGTTATCTACATAAAAAATACATCTTACGTGCTAGCCATCTCAACGACTGCTTAAACTATGAACAAAAGTCATGTTGTAATCTAACTGGCAACTCTAAGGAAATCATCTTCACACTACAATTTACAATACACTCTACTTTGTCTCATCGTCCTTGACAGCAGCCTCTTCGTAGACTGGGGGAGCCTCGTAGACTGGAAGCGGCTCCTTCTCGTCGCTGTCTTCTGCTGCCTCGACATCTTCAGCATACTCCTCGTCAAGGGCGACAGGCTGGTAGCTTTGACCGCGGACCTTGGCAACAGTAATAGCGATGAGGCATCCCAGAGCCATGCCGACGAGGTATGTGAGAGTACCGGCGAAGATACCGATGAGAATGGGAACGAAGACGGTGAAGAAGGCACGGTGAGCGGCCGTGGAGAAGTGGACATGACCGTGATGGCTCTGACCCCCGTGGTAAGGCTTACCGGGGCGGGAGAATCGGTGCGGCGGCTTGCCAACAGGGGAATCGTGCTCCATGGGCTTGCCGGGATGAGGTGCGGGATGGTGTGGTCGCTTGTGGCAGCCGGGCTTGGGCCTACCCATGTGCTTGAGCTGCTGGATGCGGTCCTCCATAATGCTCTTCCATTTGCAGTAGAGCGGCCACTCCTTGCACTCCTTGTTATTTTCCGTTGGTGTGGCCTGGCTAGGCTGAATCTGAGCCTCGTTGAAGGATGCAATCATGAGACGGCCGTCCAAGTCCTTTAGCACATTGATCTGGAGCGCTGGAGGGTTGACAGGTGTGCCCTCAACGGATGTGATTTGGAACAACATGGGGAGGAGCTCAGTACCCGCTTCCGAGATGGTCTCTGAACCGTCGAAGCGGAACTCATAGCCGGTGACACTCAGGCGCAGACCCTCTTCGGAGCCAGGGCCGACTTGAGTAACGTGATAGGGCTGGAAAGGAAGGCGGAACGAAGGCGGGAAAAGTTGGTAGTTGTCGAGTTTAATAGAATGTTGATCAGCTCCGACGTCAAAATCCAGGCGCTGCACATGTTAGCATACGCGGCTGTAGTGTATATAGGGAGAACTTACGAATGCATTGCCAGCGTTAGCCTTCCACTTGAGAGAGTCTCCTTCTCGAGTCGCAAAAGCACAGCCAGGACACTCTAACGCTACGGACCGCTGCGGTGGGTTGATGGCAAGTGTTTCGAAAGCATGATCATCGCCAAGATCCTCCGCAGTCATGGTCGAGGGGATAAGCATGGCGCTGGCGGCCAGCGCCAGGTTTGCGAAAACGCCCAGCTTGGTAAGAGACATGATAGAGAGAGTGTGCAGGGAAAAACAGGTCGAAATCAGGTCGATGAAAGACGAAGAGATGTGGTAGAAACAAAGTGAGAGGGAAGTCTGGAAACAAAGAGGCAGTGCCTCAGCCTGGACTAATACGATTGCCGCCGCGTCATCTGTCACGTGTGCGTGGTTGGACCCTGAACCATCAATGCATCGTGCGGCGTATGAAACGCTCGATGAACCAGACGGAGATTTGCGCGTTGATTCAACGGGACATCACTACCATACTCTTCAAAGCACACACATTTTTTTTGCCATGTAACGTCTGCGCATCTTTCGCATTGCTCCAGCAGGCGCAGGTAGCTGTCGCGAACGTCTGACCCCGAGTCTGACATGAGGGGGCACACTCGGACCTTTTGCGGGAGATCTCGTGTCTATTCTCGTCAACGAATGTTCAAGAAACACATAGTTAAGTAAACATTAAGTTTTACACTCAAAGCCTTATACCCCTATATGCGCCCGTTGCACCAAATATTGTTGCTATTGACACGGTTCCATGATATAACAATGTCAAAAGCTTCAGGCGGCATTGTTCTCCGGTGTCTGCAAGTACAAAACAGAATCGATTTCGTTTGTTGCATCTCACTTCTCTCTGCACAGGCAATAGCATCGTTTGGTATGCCTTACTGTGTCAGCTGTAACGGGATAGGCCGACATTCCTGTTCTGGAACATGTGGCGCCTGAATGACAACCCGGGATCTCACAGCGAGCT from Pyrenophora tritici-repentis strain M4 chromosome 1, whole genome shotgun sequence encodes the following:
- a CDS encoding HHT1, Histones H3 and H4, with the protein product MTGRGKGGKGLGKGGAKRHRKILRDNIQGITKPAIRRLARRGGVKRISAMIYEETRGVLKTFLESVIRDAVTYTEHAKRKTVTSLDVVYALKRQGRTLYGFGG
- a CDS encoding SOG2 domain containing protein, with the translated sequence MSLTKLGVFANLALAASAMLIPSTMTAEDLGDDHAFETLAINPPQRSVALECPGCAFATREGDSLKWKANAGNAFRLDFDVGADQHSIKLDNYQLFPPSFRLPFQPYHVTQVGPGSEEGLRLSVTGYEFRFDGSETISEAGTELLPMLFQITSVEGTPVNPPALQINVLKDLDGRLMIASFNEAQIQPSQATPTENNKECKEWPLYCKWKSIMEDRIQQLKHMGRPKPGCHKRPHHPAPHPGKPMEHDSPVGKPPHRFSRPGKPYHGGQSHHGHVHFSTAAHRAFFTVFVPILIGIFAGTLTYLVGMALGCLIAITVAKVRGQSYQPVALDEEYAEDVEAAEDSDEKEPLPVYEAPPVYEEAAVKDDETK
- a CDS encoding Tymo-45kd-70kd multi-domain protein, with amino-acid sequence MGSGRGGANKEVVRNFGGGSSLQGEQTPTPMEDDNWDRAVALESDNKDLSRKNVALKNENANLEKELRETKHQLQQSDDQLSQLRAKLEVLEVQHKRTVEDLSDEKAAHVDANTTIDRLFAENERAQAARQSAIKERDDALSQSLTLHQQLGDITAQWQDLDEKNNQLMEELEATQEIADSAAELEHDLKKLREEHIDQDREILVKNERIENLEQQIQKANKRLLEMADEKARAAAASPTDDNRHIGSLGDSLEDELSGLDSESYYEPEFNEYSAITEISTQPIEPARAPPSSIHTQEASSVAPVAAPAPTLTVYVGDAANTQPIQPTRAPASTVHVQEVANYAPVEPARAPASAITEYESISVAPVAARIPTQSVHYNDAASTTPIEPTRAPSTIFEQEVASFAPVEPDRVPSAVTEYEVASFAPVEPTRALSTVTEHEIANFAPIEPTRILSTITEQEVFSFAPIESPRVLSTIAEYAGASTEPVEPARAHSTFTQQEVVSVAPVQPSLPTLSLSIAEAANTSPRVRQITTTDLSTQTVEPQQTPVSTRGTQTRSITPSVPNNYIDSVMITHEIEPVAQSVITSSPTASTSVQTEQTDTQSVVTSSPTTSIGVQTTGESDTEETVIIENPVVTSPTTVKLGKKRSSLVWFFGVLDVILSIYCFYIFSELAYWKNANGYGFGDGYGNVASRSGAFGNGRHLFGIPLGMTVGNSWISESVARHMSAAISRIEDWAGIAYEPHY
- a CDS encoding PotE, Amino acid transporter, whose translation is MASSPVEKKVLDESNSDDDVLAQLGYTQELKRSFSLLGMVGFSFSIVTSWTALSGVLIIGVESGGPPVMIWGWLCVCLVTLAVAYSMAEMCSAYPVAGGQYSWVAILAPTRWARSMSYLCGWFMLIGIICMGAVNNFVATNFILGIAQLNYGFTIERWHTVLVAYLITFLAAMSNIYLPHILNKLSKAIFVWNLLSFAVCLVTILATNDHKQSASYVFSDFQNFTGWNAPYATCLGLLQSAFGMCCYDAPSHMTEEIKNARKQAPRAIVMAVYIGFFTGTVWLIALCFCIGDLEATGSTATGVPVIEIIFNSTGNVAGTSTLASMIAIIATVCANSLMAEGSRAVYAFARDNGLPFSEVLSKVSSRSVPVYAVILTAVVQMAFNSIYFGTTTGFNTIIAIATQGFYLSYLMPLLSRILAHFSGKKTRLEGPYSLGRWGIVLNIIGFLYLAFICVVSNLPSVTPVTSENMNYTSAATGVVMLISLIFWIMTGRKKFTGPADGNLLDVGTHVA